acagcctcttgcaaaaatacatggtaaggctgtgtacaatagacccttgtggtccggcccttccctggaccccgcgcatagcgggagcttagtgcaccgggctgccttttttATACAAAAAAGAAGACCATCCTGATTCTAACTCACTGACTCTAAATACTGAACCGGCCTCACAGCAACAATCATTTGGCTACTAACACTAACATCCATTATGTACAGAACATGATGCAAATACacacgcgcacacacacacacacacacacacacacacacacatacatacatacaaattcATTATGCAACAAAAACATGTAAAGAgaatttaaaaaagaagaaggaataaTTACTTGAAGGACTTTAGGGCCTGGGAGATGAGAGGATTTACGGAGAGTAGAAAAGTCGGGCAAAGATTTCCCACCGATGGATCGCAAGTCCATGTTTACGAGCTCCGATTCAATTGAATCAACGGTGTATGACGACGACGACGATTGACCTGCAATGAGTGAATTTACTTCATTGACATCGCGGAAACACCAGCCTCTGGTCGTTAGGGTTTCTAGCAAATACTgtgatgaagaggaagaagaggaatgTGGTTTCTCCATTTTAGCGCCTATTAGGTGTTTGATGTTTGAACTGAGAGAACCTCGGCCGTTTTGGGAGTGGGATATGGGGAAGCGCAATTTTGACCAGAATTTTTATTTATAAGTTGAattggaagtttttttttttgaacaacAAGGATAATATATTAATAACTAGTTGTCAAGTTTAGACATATTACAAACCAAACTACTGCAGTTGGCACCTACATATGAACTACTGCCTTCTATGGCATCATCATTCCCTAGAGCAGCCAACCTAGTGCATACATGAGTAGAAGTAAATTTTACACAAGAAAATCCCTCCAGGTCCCTTTGATATTGTTCCATTGCCGGTTGAGAAGGTGTTGCAAACAGACATAGCTTATTTATGTTAGACTGCATGAGTACTTTCCTAGCCAAAACATGTGCCACTGCATTCCCTTGCCTGAAGCTATGTTTGAGGGTTACATGTCCCTTCTGTCTCGCTTGCTGCATTAACCACCTACAATTATTAATTAAGGTAGCGTAAGTCGGGTGATTATGTTATAGCATGTTCATTACTTCTGATGCATCCGTCTCTATTTCCACTGAAAATAGGTTGTGATCTATAATTATTTGGAGGCCTTCCTGGAGGATTTGGAGTTGAAAGTCATTATCCGCTGGCCTGCACTGTTTCGTAACACTCCACCAATACCACCTTGGCATTTATTATTGTTGAAGGCCCCATCTATATTAAGCTTGAGTCAGCCCTTTGGTGGTTTATGCCAAGTTATCTTAATGGCTTTGTGGATGGAGTTTGTTATTGCTTTTTCAGTCATGAGTTTGTATTCTAGAGATTGTTTGATGATTATGGGCCATTCTAGATTGCAAGAGGTGTTGTTATGGTTGTTGTGATTTCTATTTTTCCATATATTCCATAACACGAAGGGGAACACTTCTCCCCAATTAAGATAATAGTGTGAGAAGTTAGTGTTATCTTGTCTAATGTAATCAAGCCAATGAGTATTGGTGTTGACAGTGTTGTAGTTGATTCCATAGGTGCACCATAATGTGCTAATCATGTTGCAATTCCAAAATATGTGGTATATAGTTTCCTCATCTTGTTTACATGTTGGAAAAAGCGTATCAATGTTGATACCTATTCTAAATAGGTATGATCTATTGGGAAATCTATCATGGTAGCACTTCCAAATAAAGATTTTTATCTTGTTTCAGCAGTATAATTTCCAAATCCAACTAAAATCATTTTTTATCTTTTCCTCATTGTTAATAATTTGATAGCACGACGCGGTCGAGAATAAGCCATTAGAAGAAAGGCTGCAAATGTTGTTAATGTTTGAATTGTGGGCCTTAGGAATTATGATCACATTAATATTATCGTCTATTTGAGTAGGAAGTTCGAATGATATTTTTGTTAAAGTCCATTGGCTTTCCTTCCTAATTTTATTAAAAGTAAGCTTGTCCTCATTTTTTGTTAGGGGACATGCTATGGCCTTTCTAAGGCTCATCACATTTGGTATCCAGTTGGAATCCCAAATATTTAAATTTGTTTTGTTGTTTATACCCCTCTTGTACTTAAATTGCACTAGTACCAATCTTTTAGGATGCTTTTTCATATGAATGAGTTTAAAGATTTCCCCCTAGCGTTTGCGTATTTACTAGAAACTATCCTTGTCCATAGGGAGTTTGTATTATCTATCATTCTCCAGGCTAAGCTTGTTAGAAGAGTTATgtttttgctttttgcttttcttattcccAACCCCTCCATGCATTTATCCTTTGTAATGGTGTTCCAATTAATAAGATGCATTTTGCGCTTATCTGGAGAGGAGTTCTATAAGAAGTCTCGTTGGACTTTATCTATTTCCTTAAGAGTTTTTGTTGGCAATAGAAAGTATTGCATAACGTGGTTTGGGATGCTATTGAGGGTAGAGGAGGCTAGTGTACATCTTCCAGCAGTATTAAGCCACTTTACTTTCCAGCTTCCTAATTTGCTTCTCATTTTGTCGATCACAAACTGGTAGTCTTTTGGTTTGGGGTTGGAGTTTAGGATGGGAAAACCTAAGTATGTACCAAATGTTTCACTAAGCTTTATTTTTAATAGGGGCGAGAGGTTATTTTTTGTTGAAGTTGCATAGTGTTGTAACATTAGCAATTTTGACTTTGATATATTAATAACCTGTCCTAATAATTGGCAAAAAGTATCTAGGAAATTAAGAATAGATTGAGATGTCTTCATATTGGCTTTACCCATTAGAGTTAGGTCGTCTGCAAAGAATAAGTGGGATAGTGGTGAGCTTGTTGGTGAAATGTTGATAGTATCCCATTTTCTAATGTCAACTTTGTGGTTGATCATTATTGAGAGCATTTCCATGCATAATATGAAAATGTAGGGTGATATTGGGTCTCCTTGTCTAATCTCCCTTGTTGGTGTGAAGGATTCCGACTTAGAGCCATTAACTAGGATGGTATAGATGGAGGAGCTAATACATGGacattattaatttaatcatttTTCGGGAAAATTTGAAGTAAATTAATGTCATATGTATGAAGGACCATTCCagcttgtcaaaagctttctctaGATCTATTTTTAGGATCATATTCCCTTTCTTATTCTTAGAGTTCCTAATATATTTCATTACTTCTTGGATTATAATAACATTATCACAAGCCCttcttctgtcacgacccaaaatctcaccataaatgtcgtgatgacacttagtctctaagactaagtaagccgtttataataacaattcaagtcattttttttataatcgaaaccaacaacggaaataaagatacaacctcccaagactggtagtactgagtcacgaactctaactgaatacatgaaataatTTGAAGGAAATTAAATATACACTACTGCTCAAATAATAATTGAGAGTACGATAAAaggaaaagactccaagggactgcgacgaccaagcaactctaccttgaatccttgttatcacactctaactctgtccgagtcctaTATCTCCAATACCTAACTCTGTAcataaaaaatgtacagaagtataatataagtacaccacagcggtacccagtaagtatcaagactaacctcggtagagtagtgacaaggtacagtcaagacactcactagtctaataacctgttcAATATAGCGtataaaaataataggaaataaataacaatgatggaaacaataatcaaccagtgatataaacaacagggcaacaagaacaccatataTATTGCTCagtaaataatgaatacaagtacgaCCAATtaatcaaattcttcaaatattaatctttcgcctataaatcttCCCAATAGTAATCTTTAGGATATAAtattttttgataaatatatttcgaacatacttccttcaaataaatatctttctcaTAATTCTTCCAAACAAATATCTTCccaatataattcttccaaataaatatctttcgaataaaaattctttcaaataatatttttcgaatataattctttcaaataaaagtcaccataggacacctcatttcaaatcataaaatacgggtctcagcccattttcatatttccatggcacctcgtgccaatatttctatcacaattgcacggacaactcacgtgccaatatcgtCATCATGTACTCACGGCACCACGTGctcatatttcatatcacaactgcacggaaaattcacgtgccaatatagtTTTAATTATAtatccacggcacctcgtgctcaTATTTCATATCATAAATTCACGGACAATTCACAAGCCAATAATAAATTCATCATATTTtcctggcacctcgtgcccatatcataatccgcccgacAATATTCACAGGCTCATAATTTCAACATAtatctgactattatcaaatttactgaatttataaaataaattgcataatataTAAAAGAACTCACAAGTTCAACATATATCTGACTATTTTCAAATTTActgaatttataaaataaattgcaCAATATGTAAAAGAACTCACAAGGAATTCACAACACGACATAAATATTACCAGCACAATATCCCCCCATCATCACATAACAATTACCAACACAATACCCCACATcttcacatatcatccctgacaatagtcacccttatcactcctataatagcctcccttatcgctccgtaTAATAGCATCCTTTATCGCTCCATacaatagcctcccttatcgctccgtataatagccacccttatcactccgcccagacaatatcccaacacacatagtCACAGTGAAATGCCATCCTTATACCCACGTAATATCAacaatggaatgccacccttatgtgctcataataataactcaaattacACAATGATttacacagaatattatcacaacaacaccataccacaattcatatcacaaattGTCCATAGGCCACAatcaattccaaagatacaacaaaatcaattaatttcacaacaaaaagctcaaggctccacacaaggtacataaaacctcaaaacaacaacaaggatGGAAAAATTATTCATcataggacaacaccttctttaatccaaatttttgataattatattaatgcCTCTTcttacttatttaataattatttgtggatggaaaatccataataaaattatttctaggaaatatcaaatcaccaaacaCATGGAATTCATATAAAATCCAAgtagcaatcacaccaaattatcatataaatacaaacttgacaaacaaagaatgaggcatgacaatcaaggatttTCTAAATGTCAACTATTCCTAATTAAATACATATGGGCATCTACGAATTTTAACcgctataatttgcacatataaactaagtatgtactcgtcaccttgcgtacatggttttcaatcacacaatttccacataagactcaatgcctaagggaaaattccctccacaaggttaggcaagatacttacctttttgaagttaggccgatattccaaaatacccttcttgcttgaattaacctctgaacggctcaaatctatccaaattaagtgtataacttcattaaaattcatcggaaataatttcggataatataacgtcgacttaaaattttattctaataagtcaaccaaaagtcaatgcgggtcccgcctctcggaacccgacaaaattttcaCGAAATCCAAATACccgtttcgatacgagttcaaccatacaaatattatcaaattccgacatcggattggctttcaaatcttaaattttcgttttcgaagattttacaaaaatcccaatttcttaCACCTAAATCCGAAATAATTGATGAATATGgacatagatttatgaaatataatcactttcggatatagaacacttacccaagtcgaagttgTGAAACCCCCCTTTGGAATCGtctaaatccgagactcaaaacgcaaaaatgagtaaaaatggctaactctCGTGTTTAAGAATCTGTCTAGGCAAGTTGCATTTGTCAATTTAGCCCCTGTCCTAGAAAAAATGGCATTACCAGCCTTCAGTAAATCGATCATAACATTCTGTACCAATAttcaaatgatgaacggtttaactttatggaaactagacaccaagAACTGCAACTTTGATGTGTTGCTCATCACCTAGTTCCTTATAGAtagcgagatataagctcccaaagtagCCTACTCGCATAAAAAATTtctagaaaattttcaaaacagcTTGACTAGCCCTTATTCAATTGACCATAACTTTCTAtataaatgtccaaatgattaatAATCTAACTTTGTGGAAACTAGGAtgcaagagctacaactttcttGTTTTATAAATTTTCATATTCCTTACAGTTTTTGAGATAGAAGCTTCCGAAGTAGGCTCCACGATTGCATAGTGTTGTCCAAAGCTTTTGCAGCACAAAATTTCAGCAACTTGTTTTTTTTGTCCAAAATCCATTTTgttaaccttccaaaatccacccgaggctctcgggaccttaacaattataccaacatgccccaaaatacaatacgaacttaatcgaggcttcaaaccacgtcaaacaacgccaaaattaTGAATCACGCATTgaattgaattatgagttttcaaatcttccaacttctacttttttgcgccgaaacatatcaaatcaacccggaatgacttcaaattttgcacacaagtcataaatgacataatggatctGTTCTAATTTTcataatcgaattccgaccctgatatcaaaaagtcaactctcggtcaaatttaagaaatctttagccttatatttctagattccgttaaatgacgataatttgagctagggacctccgaattcgattttgggcatatgaccaagttccaaatcatgatacggaactGCTTGAATGGTCAAAACTCGGATCCggattcgtttgctcaaaatttgaccgaagtcaactcagttgagttttaaagctctaattcacattttaatctatttttcacatgaaaaccatccggaaaattatacggattgcgcatgcaagtcgagaaATAATTAATAGCGCTTTTTaaggtcttaaaataccgagataactatttaatttaaagatgacatttgggtcatcacatcttcATTTGAAGAAACTAGTTTAATGAGGTCCAATTAGGTTTTGCAGGTAAGATTTCATCCTGTTAGCAATTATTTTTGTAATAACCTTATAAATTGTGTTGCAAAGGCTAATAGGTCTAAAATTCCTTAAGTTGTTAGCATTTTCGAATTTGGGGATTATGCAAATATAGGTCTTATTAATTTCTCTAGGTATATGACTTTCCCTAAAAACTTTGTGACAAAAGTCATTGACATttctcctaatatttttccaatattttttaaagaagaagggatGTAAACCATCAAGGACTGTGGCTTTATAGGGATTAAAAGAGAAAACTGCTTTAGTAATTTCAAAATCCATTAGAGGGTGATCTAGGCACTAGAGGTTGGAGTCTTGGTCTTGTGGAGTTACACTCATTTTGGTATGCCAAGTAGAAAAAGTGTGTGAAGTGGTGAATAAATTATGGAAGAATTTTACCGTATGGAGCATAATGAAATTGTGGTCATCTATCCAATTGCCCATATCATCTTTGAAGAAGTTGATTTTGTTAACTCTTCTTCTATTTGTGGATgtgatttgaaaatattttgtgtTACCGTCTCCATCATTCATCCACATTACCCTAAATCTTAGTTTCCAATTTAAGATGTCATTATATTTTTGTTGTAAggtgatttctaattgttgtaggAAAGTACTAGTGGTATACTTAAGGCTATTTTGTATTCCCCCTAGTCTTGCAAGAAGTTATTTTTCTGCCTATGAATGTTACCAAAGACCTCTCTACTCTAAGTTTTAACTTCGTCCTCGAAGGAGAGTGTGGCAGTTAGAAGGTCATTTTTATCCTAATTTCTATTTACTATGTTTATGAAGTCAGGGTGTGAGCACCACATTGACTCTAAATGAAAAGGTTTCTCTATGTAGGCAAGGTTTTTGTCTTTTAGGGAAATGAGTATGGGGTTATGGTCAGAATATGTTTTTGGCAAATGAATTATTGAAGCTTCTAGGTATTGATCTAACCAATCAATATTAGCATAAACTCTATCCAAACGTTCCATAATCAaacctttgccttttcttctaTGATTTGACCAAGTAAATTTGCAACCTTTAAAATCTAGGTCAAGAAGCTTACAATAATTTAGATTCTCAAGTATATTATTTGCTTGCTTTTGATTTACTGATTTTCCACCTAGCTTTTCTTGAGCCATAATAACATCATTAAAATCCCCTCCCATAAGCCATGCACCTTTATATGTGTTAtagatattttttatattttgccATAGGGTATCTCTATTATTTTTGTCAGTACTAGCATAAATGGAACTAAAGAGccattttttatgatttggttttATCTTGATCATGGCATAAATTTCTTGGTTTCTTCTAGTGAAGTTGTTGACGATGACTCTTGCATGATTCCATAAGATCACCAGGCCTCCAGATTGTCCTTCTGCTGGAACCTCTATTATTTCTGTGAAGTTGAAATCTTCCAGTATTGAGATGTGGTTTGTCATTCTTGTTTCTAGCAAATCTACCATGCTAGGCCTATGAGTATCCATAATTTCTCTAAAGTTTCTATGGAAGTTTGCATTGTTTGCTCCCCGGACATTCCAGATTATGAAGTTAATTGGTTGATTCATCATTGACTGGTTAGATTGGATTTGGTAGTTCTTCTTCACTGCCGCTGCACTGTTCCTCCTATGGGAGGGCACTAGGATTACTGCATTCTTTCCTACTGTAGGATCATGTGGAGGTCTTATGTCCATCGGGCATTTGAACAGTGTGAGTGGACAAATGATGATGCACTTCTTGTCTTGCCATTCCTTGAAGATTAGTATTTTTATCTCGCTTAGGTTTGAGAATGCCACCCTGGGTTCTCTATGATATGGAAgctcttcttcctcctctttgtGGTTTTCTTCTTGATTTTGCATGTCCATCTATTGTGCATGGGATTGCATTTGCGGTGGGGGGTTCTGGTGAGGGACTTGTTGTGCAGGAATTTGTTGCACTTCCCATGGGGTGAATATGGGGTTCATTATGGACAAATCCTCTAGAGCAAAACAGGTTGAGTGGGATATTCTGGGGCATCACAATATTGGGATTCCCCGGTACATTCCACAATCTCTTGTATGTTATTGGTTAGGTTTTGGTTCAATGATGGGGCTAGTGGTTGTAAGATGTTGCTTATCCACATCTAATTGATGTAGTTGGTCATGGCAAGGGGCATGCCCTCCGAGATCAACTAGGCAAGGTAGTTTATGTTTTGGATAATGAGAACTGAGTCCTGCACATTGATTTGGAGGTTGAAAGAGATTGCATGACCCATGAGGCCCAGTTTGATCCAGGATTGTGGTTTGTGGTTGGGTGGGTTTGGTGGTTGGATGTAGATCACTGGTTGAGAAGGGAGTTGAGGTGGTAGTGGTGGTAGGTTGTCCATTGGATATGGTCGATGAAGGCGTTGGAGTTGGACTAGTCTATATCGCCTTCTCAGGGTGAGTGGAACTCAAGGCATGGTGGTGGTCTAATACAGTTTTTTGAGAGCTAGTAGCTATGGATTCCGATAGGGAGTTATGGGATTTGCAATGATGTAGTCTATTTGCATGGAATAGGATGAGTCTTGTGTATAGACTTTAATAAAATCTTTGGTTGATATCACGTCCGACATTTGGTGTTGTTTTTTTTGCCAAGTGTTCTTCGTGGGAGTGATTATTAGTGGGCATACAGATTGTGTTTAGAGGATTTTCTACCGGGTTATGATTAGTGGGAGGGGTTTCTTGTGGTGTAGAGTTTTCTGGGAGTTTTTTTTATTGGAGAGTGAAGGGTCATTGGTAGTTTGTTTAGACCCTGGTTTAGTAGGCGTTATTATTTGGACATTAGCAGTAGGGATTGTGTCAATCAAAGACACGTTTTTTCCACTTGTCTGGTTTGGGGAGTTATTTCCATGAAAAAATGTGGTGGTATTTCTTTTACCACTGGATTGATGAGAATCCATGTGCTCGTCATTTTTCATgcagtaattattattattagagtTGTTAATATTATGGATATTACTATTAGTGTTCGTAGTTAACTCTAATTAGGGTTTATcggaattttttgaattttcagggATATGGTGGGTGATAGAGTTTTTTTTCACATATTTCAAATACTGAGTGTTAAGAAACTTACCTGTCGATGCATCAAATATTCTGACATTTATACCTGGGAATTTACTTGTTGTAGATCCTACCTGGACGCTTGAATTAACTGCTGTCTTCTTTTTCTTGGGGAAAGAAACCGTCCGCCACTCATCATTGATGTCTTCAGTGTATGCTgggtttttctcttctttataAGCCACTTGTGTGTTTTGTGTAGTTTTGTGGGAGCACTTTACAAGAGAGTTTCCAAGGCAGCCACATGATTTACATAGGATATTATCCCCTTCGTATAAAATAATCTGCTTGTATGGTCCAATTAGGATATGGGATTGGACTTTCTGTTCTAATGGTAATTGTACACATAACCTTGAATAGCGTTCCCTAATGGTGGAGGATGTACAAGCATCAATTTTTAGTAATTTACCAATAACATTTTCAATCTTTGTAAGTATAATACCGTTGTAAAATTCCGCTGGAAGTTGTGGTAATCTCACCCACATGACTGTGTAACTCTGAGTCGCTTGTGTAGCTATAAAGTTGGGAGTCCATTTTTGGATTGAGAGGAAGAAGCCATTGATGAACCATGGTCCGTTTTGGAGTGCTTTCTTGGCGtttttttctttattgaattTAACCGTATAGTAGTCTTCGCCGAGGTCTATGAGGGAAAAGTTTTCAGTAGGTCACCACAGGGCTTGGACTTTTATTTTTAGGTAGTGGTGGAGAATTCTTTTCCCTATCAATTTGATTATAACTGAGAATTTTCAGGCTTAATAGATTCGTTTGATATCTTGGTCCGTTAGGATTATTTGTTGAACTTGTCTTCTTTCTCTCTCGTGAGTACACGAGTATTTGGGGTTTGTTGCACCTCCATGGGCGAGGGTGAGCAATTAGGGTCGCTCAAATCCTCTAGAGTATTTGTGATTTTTCCAAGCAGTTTATCCTTATAGGAATTATTTTGTTCATGAGAGTTTTGAATTAAAATAAGTGCAATATCAGGTGGCTTTGGTGGAATTGATGTTATTGTTTGGCTGCCGATTGGGTGGCTTTGCATTGTTTGTAGCTAAGATTTGGATGGAGTGAGTAGAGAGAAGGATGAGCTTCTCTCTCTAGGAAAGTACTTCCATTAATTAGAAGTTGAAAATGCAGCTTATAAGattctaacaaaaataaaaattacacaaTTAAGAATATTTCAGCAAAATTTaacattttgaaataaatgtcgGGAATGGGAATTTGGGATTATTTTGGGGGGAGGTGGGGGGTGACAAAGATAAAATGAAATGGAGTGgcataattagaaattatataagaaatattat
Above is a window of Nicotiana tabacum cultivar K326 chromosome 8, ASM71507v2, whole genome shotgun sequence DNA encoding:
- the LOC142163515 gene encoding uncharacterized protein LOC142163515, coding for MDIRPPHDPTVGKNAVILVPSHRRNSAAAVKKNYQIQSNQSMMNQPINFIIWNVRGANNANFHRNFREIMDTHRPSMVDLLETRMTNHISILEDFNFTEIIEVPAEGQSGGLVILWNHARVIVNNFTRRNQEIYAMIKIKPNHKKWLFSSIYASTDKNNRDTLWQNIKNIYNTYKGAWLMGGDFNDVIMAQEKLGGKSVNQKQANNILENLNYCKLLDLDFKGCKFTWSNHRRKGKGLIMERLDRVYANIDWLDQYLEASIIHLPKTYSDHNPILISLKDKNLAYIEKPFHLESMWCSHPDFINIVNRN